A genomic window from Vagococcus entomophilus includes:
- a CDS encoding PTS glucitol/sorbitol transporter subunit IIA: MTTATVTMIGSKALDEKEKMLILFGEGATSTLRDYSVIQELPQGAEINLKEGDEIYFDDQNYTIQRVGRLANQQVNHLGHMSVVFQAEPEEDTLLNAIYVTPYILPKIKKGTQIRYTSKG; the protein is encoded by the coding sequence ATGACAACTGCAACAGTAACAATGATTGGGTCAAAAGCATTAGATGAAAAAGAAAAAATGCTGATTTTATTTGGAGAAGGGGCAACATCGACCTTAAGGGATTATTCGGTGATTCAAGAATTACCTCAGGGTGCAGAAATAAATCTGAAAGAAGGCGATGAAATTTACTTTGATGATCAGAACTACACGATTCAAAGAGTCGGTCGGTTAGCGAATCAACAAGTAAATCATTTAGGGCATATGTCCGTTGTTTTTCAAGCAGAACCCGAAGAAGACACGCTATTAAATGCAATTTATGTTACGCCATATATTCTTCCCAAAATTAAAAAAGGGACGCAAATTAGATACACAAGTAAAGGGTGA
- a CDS encoding beta-glucoside-specific PTS transporter subunit IIABC, producing the protein MMDNQQIAKEILELVGGEANVQSVVHCATRLRFKLKNAKKANTESLKKHSEVLQIIQSGGQYQVVIGSHVNEVYSELMKISTLGQGGVKTSNDEKGSSLNQFIDVISSIFPPFLGAMAGTGVLKGFLTLAVALGWMKASSGEYQILFALADGVFTFLPIMLAFTAAKKFDTNQYLAVTLAMALVYPAITSVAAADSQLFFLGIPIILGTSGYTSSVIPIILVVFIQKYVERFFKKIVPDFLKIICVPLFTLLFLGPLAFVALGPIGTVLGYLLGSAYNGIYSFSPLLAGAVMGGFWQVFVIFGMHWGFVPIMMLNLNRAGFDTMVPMLLPAVIAQGGAALAVFFRTKNIKLKGLAISSFITSLFGITEPTVYGVTLPLKKPFLAACISGAIGGAFVGLSQVKNYSFGLVSLLSLPGFINPKTSQLEGIYMAVIGIIIAFLGAIMLTLIMGFEDSAASVARRELKGQTAASRSVLSERIVLASPLDGKILPLSKVEDSVFSSGALGKGAAIQPTNGELYAPADGVITTVFTTGHAVGMVTEDEVEVLMHIGIDTVEMKGEGFELFVSQGDFVKKGTLLVRFDLEKIVQAGHPVTTPIVITNSKNFLDVVEVKGPEIIAQSSFLTIIK; encoded by the coding sequence ATGATGGATAATCAGCAAATTGCCAAAGAAATCTTAGAATTAGTCGGGGGTGAGGCCAATGTTCAATCAGTTGTTCATTGTGCCACTCGGCTAAGATTTAAACTGAAAAATGCGAAAAAAGCTAATACAGAAAGCTTAAAGAAGCATTCAGAGGTCCTTCAAATCATTCAAAGTGGGGGACAATATCAAGTTGTTATAGGTTCTCATGTTAACGAGGTTTACAGTGAATTGATGAAAATAAGTACACTAGGTCAAGGGGGAGTGAAAACTTCAAATGATGAAAAAGGGAGCAGTTTGAATCAATTTATTGATGTTATTTCTTCTATTTTTCCCCCCTTTCTAGGTGCTATGGCAGGGACGGGAGTGTTAAAGGGTTTTTTGACACTAGCGGTGGCGCTAGGATGGATGAAAGCTTCTTCTGGTGAGTACCAAATACTGTTTGCATTAGCAGATGGGGTATTTACTTTTTTACCAATCATGTTAGCTTTTACAGCAGCTAAAAAGTTTGATACTAACCAGTATCTAGCTGTTACATTAGCTATGGCCCTGGTTTATCCTGCAATTACATCAGTTGCTGCAGCTGATTCGCAGCTCTTCTTCTTAGGAATACCAATTATTCTAGGAACGAGTGGGTATACTTCTTCTGTCATTCCCATTATTCTAGTTGTATTTATCCAAAAATATGTCGAACGTTTTTTTAAAAAAATTGTGCCTGATTTTTTGAAAATCATTTGTGTTCCATTATTTACACTCTTGTTCCTAGGACCGCTGGCATTTGTTGCGCTAGGACCAATTGGCACAGTCCTTGGCTATTTATTGGGTAGTGCGTACAACGGTATTTATTCCTTTAGCCCGCTGCTTGCAGGTGCTGTGATGGGGGGATTTTGGCAAGTATTTGTTATATTTGGAATGCATTGGGGATTTGTCCCAATCATGATGCTCAATTTAAATAGAGCTGGCTTTGATACAATGGTTCCTATGTTGCTTCCTGCAGTGATTGCGCAGGGTGGAGCTGCATTAGCCGTTTTTTTTCGGACCAAGAATATCAAACTAAAAGGGCTTGCTATTTCTTCTTTTATTACCTCCTTATTTGGAATTACTGAACCAACTGTCTATGGAGTCACCTTACCTCTAAAGAAACCTTTTTTGGCAGCGTGTATCTCTGGTGCGATTGGTGGAGCATTTGTTGGCTTGTCTCAAGTTAAAAATTATAGTTTTGGTTTGGTTAGCTTGCTGAGCTTACCAGGATTTATCAATCCCAAAACTTCCCAATTAGAAGGGATATATATGGCGGTTATTGGCATAATCATTGCCTTTTTAGGAGCGATTATGCTGACTTTAATCATGGGTTTTGAAGATTCGGCAGCATCGGTGGCAAGAAGAGAGCTAAAAGGACAAACGGCAGCTTCAAGATCTGTATTAAGTGAGCGTATTGTTTTAGCTAGCCCCTTAGATGGGAAGATTTTACCTTTAAGTAAAGTAGAAGATTCGGTCTTTTCTTCAGGCGCTCTTGGAAAAGGTGCGGCTATTCAGCCGACGAATGGAGAGTTATATGCACCAGCAGATGGAGTCATCACAACGGTATTTACTACTGGTCATGCTGTTGGAATGGTTACAGAGGATGAGGTTGAAGTTTTGATGCATATTGGGATTGATACAGTTGAAATGAAAGGAGAAGGGTTTGAATTATTCGTTTCACAAGGAGATTTTGTTAAAAAAGGAACATTACTTGTTCGATTTGATCTGGAAAAAATTGTGCAAGCAGGACATCCGGTTACGACGCCAATCGTTATTACTAATAGTAAAAATTTCTTAGATGTTGTGGAGGTGAAAGGGCCAGAAATCATTGCGCAATCAAGTTTTTTAACTATTATCAAATAA
- a CDS encoding lactonase family protein, translating to MLEHLILGTYTKKTSRGIYQLTLDTAKKKLIDASPLIDEDNPTYLCASGQTILYTVTKDNRRGGIAGYKKQADGTYVLINKVLADGAPPCYVSLDTNRQLLYAANYHKGTTTVYKIDKDGSIQLSDEVSHSGNGPHENQQSAHAHYADLTPDKRLAVCDLGIDQIVTYDVTPQGTLTEVAHYDAEPGTGPRHLVFHPNGHYAYLFGELSSTLIVLRYHQETGEFSELQTISTIPSTHQTHNGGAAIRISDDGKFLYASNRGHNSIIVCEVLEDGKQIKEIQHISTEGDFPRDFALDPSNHFLIVANQNTDNLTLFERDSLSGRLTLIEKDVLVPECVCVTFIK from the coding sequence ATGTTAGAGCATTTGATTTTGGGAACGTATACAAAAAAAACAAGTCGGGGGATTTATCAGCTTACCCTTGATACAGCAAAGAAAAAACTAATCGATGCAAGTCCCCTTATAGATGAAGATAACCCCACCTATCTTTGTGCTTCTGGTCAAACTATTCTTTACACCGTCACAAAAGACAATCGCCGTGGCGGAATTGCTGGATATAAAAAACAGGCCGATGGAACTTATGTATTAATAAATAAGGTACTAGCCGATGGAGCACCTCCTTGTTATGTCAGTCTGGACACCAATCGCCAACTTCTTTACGCAGCCAATTATCACAAAGGAACTACAACTGTATATAAAATTGACAAAGATGGTAGTATCCAGTTGAGTGATGAAGTCAGCCACTCAGGAAACGGTCCTCATGAAAATCAACAAAGTGCTCATGCTCATTACGCTGACCTAACACCTGATAAACGCCTAGCTGTCTGCGATTTAGGAATTGACCAAATTGTGACCTATGACGTTACTCCACAAGGAACCTTAACCGAAGTAGCACATTATGATGCGGAGCCTGGAACAGGTCCTCGACATTTAGTTTTTCATCCAAACGGTCACTATGCTTACCTCTTTGGAGAACTATCTAGTACGCTCATCGTGTTACGCTATCACCAAGAAACAGGAGAATTTTCTGAATTGCAAACGATCTCAACTATTCCCTCGACACATCAAACACATAATGGTGGTGCTGCTATTCGGATTTCTGACGATGGAAAATTCTTATATGCTTCAAACCGTGGACATAACTCAATCATTGTCTGTGAAGTACTCGAAGACGGAAAGCAAATCAAAGAAATTCAGCATATTTCTACAGAAGGAGATTTCCCAAGAGATTTTGCTTTAGACCCAAGTAACCATTTCCTTATCGTTGCGAATCAAAATACTGACAACCTCACTCTCTTTGAACGAGATTCTTTGTCTGGCCGTCTCACTTTGATTGAAAAGGATGTTCTGGTCCCCGAATGCGTTTGTGTAACCTTCATCAAATAG
- a CDS encoding AI-2E family transporter, which produces MDNNNGKGKKKVSWFWKWFLNNQVVTALLIILLCLLIILVFTKVSHIFTPVWQFLGIVGLPVVLAGILYYMLNPIVDWLESKHIKRIWSILLLFVLVIALIVWGVVILVPKIEEQTMSFIKNWPSYFKIIESKSNEILSSDLFKQFGDQIESATNNIMNSFGSMLEKVSKNAFQGIGNVVGVVVNVVLALVTMPFILFYLLKDGKRLPEFALKFLPNKMRQPTFEILSDINQQVSQYIRGQLTVAFAVAVMFIVGLSIIGLDYSVTLGILAGFLNLIPFLGSALAMIPILVLAIVSGPAMIISCLIVFVVEQTIEGRVISPLVLGSQMDIHPVTVIFVLLTTGKLFGITGVILGLPGYAAIKVIVKHAFNWYEKHSGLYEDETKTVEEEENHEKEIKQS; this is translated from the coding sequence TTGGACAATAATAATGGAAAAGGAAAGAAAAAAGTTTCTTGGTTTTGGAAATGGTTTTTAAATAACCAAGTAGTTACCGCACTATTAATTATCTTGTTATGTCTACTGATCATATTAGTATTTACAAAAGTTTCGCATATTTTTACCCCCGTATGGCAGTTTTTAGGGATTGTCGGTTTGCCTGTGGTTTTGGCAGGAATTCTATATTATATGTTAAATCCAATAGTAGATTGGTTAGAAAGTAAACATATCAAAAGAATATGGAGTATTTTGTTGCTCTTTGTACTCGTGATTGCATTAATTGTTTGGGGAGTGGTAATTCTAGTTCCAAAAATCGAAGAGCAGACGATGAGCTTTATCAAAAATTGGCCTTCGTATTTTAAAATTATCGAGTCTAAAAGTAATGAGATTCTAAGTAGTGATTTATTTAAGCAATTTGGAGATCAAATTGAGAGTGCCACCAACAATATTATGAACTCTTTTGGCTCAATGCTGGAAAAGGTCTCAAAAAATGCTTTTCAAGGTATTGGTAATGTGGTAGGTGTAGTAGTCAATGTCGTACTCGCACTCGTAACGATGCCGTTTATTCTATTTTATCTATTAAAAGATGGGAAAAGATTACCTGAATTTGCGCTTAAGTTTTTACCTAACAAAATGAGACAACCAACGTTTGAGATTTTATCTGATATCAACCAACAAGTTTCCCAGTATATTCGGGGACAGCTTACAGTGGCTTTTGCGGTTGCGGTGATGTTCATCGTAGGTCTTTCAATTATAGGTTTAGACTATAGTGTAACACTAGGAATCTTGGCAGGTTTTTTAAACCTAATTCCATTTCTAGGATCAGCACTTGCAATGATTCCAATTTTAGTACTCGCGATTGTTTCAGGACCGGCAATGATTATTTCTTGTTTGATTGTGTTTGTTGTTGAACAGACAATTGAAGGAAGAGTAATATCGCCACTTGTTTTAGGTAGTCAAATGGATATTCATCCAGTCACGGTCATTTTTGTATTATTGACGACGGGTAAATTATTTGGGATTACCGGTGTGATACTTGGACTACCGGGCTATGCGGCCATTAAAGTGATTGTGAAGCATGCATTTAATTGGTATGAGAAACATTCAGGATTGTACGAAGATGAAACAAAAACGGTAGAGGAAGAAGAAAATCATGAGAAAGAAATAAAACAATCTTAA
- a CDS encoding TerC family protein, whose amino-acid sequence MSLLTHLYGPFFNLENWKMVLTSADNWLLILSLIIMECLLSVDNAVVLAAQTKVLPDETQQKKALFYGLWGAYLFRFIAIGLGTYLIHLWEIKVLGAIYLVYLSIRYFYDKKQTNTEAVLPKVKKKQLFSLFWSTVITIEIMDIAFSVDSVLASLAISSNPVIVLIGGLIGILCMREIAQLIVKLMTKIPELETMAYVLIFIIAIKLFLSIPMIDIEISSPLFAGIVLGAICITLLIHYSRKNKNKLQD is encoded by the coding sequence ATGTCTCTACTTACTCACTTATATGGCCCTTTTTTTAATCTTGAAAATTGGAAAATGGTTTTGACTTCTGCAGATAATTGGTTACTCATCCTATCATTGATCATTATGGAATGCTTACTTTCAGTTGATAACGCAGTGGTCCTAGCCGCACAAACAAAAGTACTTCCCGATGAAACACAGCAAAAAAAAGCTTTATTCTATGGACTTTGGGGCGCGTATCTTTTTCGTTTCATTGCAATTGGTTTAGGAACGTACCTCATTCATCTTTGGGAAATAAAAGTACTTGGTGCTATTTACCTTGTATATTTATCCATTCGCTATTTTTATGATAAAAAACAAACAAATACCGAAGCCGTTCTACCAAAAGTAAAAAAGAAGCAGCTTTTTTCTTTGTTTTGGTCTACAGTTATTACGATTGAAATTATGGATATCGCTTTTTCTGTGGATTCAGTTCTAGCTTCCCTTGCCATCTCATCCAATCCAGTCATTGTTCTAATCGGTGGCTTAATCGGGATTCTCTGTATGCGAGAGATTGCTCAGTTAATTGTCAAACTAATGACAAAAATTCCAGAGCTAGAAACAATGGCTTATGTTTTGATTTTTATTATTGCGATCAAGCTGTTTCTTTCTATTCCAATGATTGATATTGAGATTTCTTCTCCACTTTTTGCTGGCATCGTTTTAGGAGCTATTTGCATTACACTCCTAATTCACTATAGCCGAAAAAATAAAAACAAGTTACAGGATTAA
- a CDS encoding GGDEF domain-containing protein → MISFINSTLINLSIIISSVLIFYFISFNILRDKGFSKKQSKLSNTEITMSYPLQIILGIAFGLVSFLLSVNLITVTKNLTVDMRYVMIFFIIFYGTILMGSTATITLILSKIIHYYFFMPVSHEYYINNFFFTLFVLFISIYLHSRKISYKKSCILFIGLFTLFRSFYFVYLFRSFSLNIWTNILMYFAVFSLIFLITSVTIRKSVNLVDSFSQIKNSATFDRITGLYNREQFEQFLRDQLDSSQYPFVPFSLILLDMDDFKSINDTYGHQIGDQALRYFSDALTASSTGKIYICRIGGDEFGLICTLDFPDTKAFLLDFQKKLREVPLMLEDGRNLYLKTSIGVAHATKIKKKGIRLTPQYLFNLADQALYAAKKNGKDSIVHYYFH, encoded by the coding sequence ATGATCTCATTTATTAACTCAACGCTGATTAACCTATCCATAATTATTAGCTCAGTGTTGATTTTTTATTTTATTTCTTTCAATATCTTAAGAGACAAAGGGTTCTCAAAAAAACAAAGTAAATTAAGTAATACAGAAATCACCATGTCCTATCCATTGCAAATCATACTCGGAATTGCCTTTGGTTTGGTCAGTTTTTTATTGTCTGTCAACTTAATTACCGTAACAAAAAATCTAACTGTCGACATGCGCTACGTCATGATTTTCTTTATTATTTTTTACGGAACAATACTCATGGGCAGCACCGCTACAATCACACTCATTCTTAGTAAAATAATTCATTACTATTTTTTTATGCCCGTAAGCCATGAATACTATATTAACAATTTCTTTTTCACGCTTTTTGTTCTGTTCATCAGTATCTATTTACATAGTCGGAAAATCAGCTACAAGAAATCTTGTATTTTATTTATTGGGCTATTTACATTATTTCGCTCATTCTATTTTGTCTATTTGTTCCGTTCTTTTTCTTTAAATATTTGGACAAATATTTTGATGTATTTTGCGGTTTTCAGTCTCATTTTTTTAATTACATCTGTTACGATTCGAAAGTCTGTTAACTTAGTAGATTCTTTTTCGCAAATAAAGAATTCAGCCACGTTTGATCGAATTACTGGACTTTACAACCGCGAACAATTCGAGCAATTTTTACGAGATCAATTGGACTCAAGCCAGTATCCATTTGTACCTTTTTCGTTGATACTTTTAGATATGGATGATTTTAAATCCATCAACGATACTTACGGCCATCAAATAGGCGATCAAGCTTTGCGCTATTTTTCAGATGCGCTAACCGCTAGTTCTACTGGTAAAATTTATATTTGTCGGATTGGTGGAGATGAATTTGGCTTAATTTGTACACTAGATTTTCCGGACACAAAAGCTTTCTTATTAGATTTTCAAAAAAAATTAAGAGAGGTTCCTTTAATGTTAGAAGATGGTAGAAACCTCTACTTAAAGACTTCTATTGGCGTAGCACATGCAACAAAAATCAAGAAAAAAGGGATTCGTTTGACACCCCAATATCTCTTTAACCTTGCTGATCAAGCACTTTACGCTGCTAAAAAGAACGGAAAAGATAGTATTGTACATTACTATTTTCATTAA
- the udk gene encoding uridine kinase produces MEKSNQPIIIGVTGGSGSGKTTVSRAILNEFSGHSISLIEQDSYYKDQSNMSFEERLKTNYDHPLAFDTDLLVEHLNELIHYRGIDKPVYDYEAHTRSKNSVRQEPKEVIIMEGILVFADKRLRDLMDIKIYVDTEDDIRIIRRIKRDMEERGRTLDSVIKQYLSVVKPMYHEFIEPTKRYADIIIPSGGENQVAIDIMCTKIASVLENKLNYKNKLQD; encoded by the coding sequence ATGGAAAAAAGCAATCAGCCAATTATTATCGGAGTAACAGGAGGCTCGGGTAGCGGGAAAACTACTGTCAGCCGAGCAATTTTAAATGAATTTTCAGGTCATTCTATTTCATTGATTGAGCAAGATTCTTATTACAAAGATCAAAGTAATATGAGTTTTGAAGAACGCTTAAAAACAAATTATGATCATCCGCTTGCCTTTGATACAGATTTACTTGTGGAACATCTGAATGAGTTGATTCATTACCGAGGAATTGATAAACCAGTATACGATTATGAAGCACATACAAGGAGCAAAAACAGTGTCCGTCAAGAACCTAAAGAAGTGATTATTATGGAGGGAATCTTAGTTTTTGCTGATAAAAGATTGCGTGATTTAATGGATATCAAAATTTATGTTGATACAGAAGATGATATTCGAATTATTCGTCGAATTAAACGTGATATGGAAGAGCGTGGACGGACGTTGGATTCGGTGATTAAGCAGTATTTGTCTGTTGTCAAACCAATGTACCATGAATTTATTGAACCAACCAAGCGCTATGCAGATATTATCATCCCATCTGGAGGGGAAAATCAAGTAGCAATTGATATTATGTGTACAAAAATTGCCAGTGTTTTAGAAAATAAATTAAATTATAAAAACAAGTTACAGGATTAA
- a CDS encoding helix-turn-helix domain-containing protein, translated as MRSLLDSSTRRKLEILEQLSERADWISSSELAENNNASLRTITTDIHYLKEQWSPFLIIETSKKNGIRLITPPSSHLHDVYVAVFKNSEALQFLEKIFFNPTQSLEEWGEKLFISDSSLYRVTNQLSHALKNYGIALGKRPCQIVSTNERFVRYFYTTYFKETYTTFEWPFSIDRTAAIEFSCRLFREKNWPQDDVQLIYLSYYLAVSITRFYQGKKVSTQECDENLSSYLSFKEILAPYLKQMVNDDHLEVGEELMQDIFSSLVVFEVSKPNEERILKEICAHLLNLQASLHLELSEPQLNILAQGYFQMYNHYLVYPYDHYILFNSSKYNGQAAYQEYPIFSKNVFAELTELETVTNFPWYTNYRYEILFYLITKWPTLPKQLEKKKHKVSLLVLTDLGKSQTFMLAQAIERNFSHKAVVTSFEKSILFLSEEAFFGPDDYDLFVSTIHLPNINEEKLIIVDPLPSNMDWENLRKSINNIHKMHKLNNDS; from the coding sequence ATGAGAAGTCTGCTAGATTCAAGTACTAGAAGAAAATTAGAAATCCTTGAACAGTTGAGTGAACGGGCTGATTGGATTAGTTCATCTGAACTTGCAGAAAATAATAACGCTTCCTTGAGAACGATTACTACAGACATTCATTATCTCAAAGAACAATGGTCTCCCTTTTTAATCATTGAAACATCCAAAAAAAACGGAATCCGTTTAATCACTCCGCCAAGTAGTCATTTGCATGATGTTTACGTAGCGGTTTTTAAAAATTCTGAAGCTTTACAGTTCCTTGAAAAAATATTTTTCAACCCTACTCAGTCTTTAGAAGAATGGGGTGAAAAGTTATTTATCAGTGACTCTTCTTTGTATCGAGTGACCAACCAATTAAGCCATGCTTTAAAAAACTATGGCATTGCTTTGGGCAAAAGACCTTGCCAGATCGTCAGCACAAACGAACGTTTCGTTCGCTATTTTTATACCACCTATTTCAAAGAGACCTACACTACTTTTGAATGGCCATTCTCCATTGACCGAACAGCTGCCATTGAGTTTTCGTGTCGTTTATTTCGAGAAAAAAACTGGCCCCAAGACGATGTTCAATTAATTTACTTAAGTTATTATTTGGCCGTTTCCATCACAAGATTTTACCAAGGAAAAAAGGTTTCTACTCAAGAATGTGACGAAAATCTTTCCAGTTATTTATCCTTTAAAGAAATATTAGCACCCTATCTCAAGCAAATGGTTAACGATGACCATTTAGAGGTTGGCGAGGAGCTGATGCAAGACATTTTTTCTTCATTAGTTGTCTTTGAGGTTTCTAAACCTAATGAAGAGCGCATCTTGAAAGAAATCTGTGCCCATCTTTTAAACTTACAGGCAAGCTTACATTTAGAATTGTCCGAACCACAACTGAATATACTAGCTCAAGGTTATTTTCAAATGTATAATCATTATTTGGTTTATCCATACGATCATTATATTTTGTTCAATAGCTCTAAGTATAACGGACAAGCAGCTTATCAAGAATACCCAATTTTTTCAAAAAATGTCTTTGCCGAATTAACAGAACTTGAGACAGTGACTAATTTCCCTTGGTATACCAACTATCGTTACGAAATTCTTTTTTACTTGATTACTAAGTGGCCTACGCTGCCTAAGCAACTCGAAAAGAAGAAGCACAAAGTTTCTTTACTCGTTCTAACCGATTTAGGAAAAAGTCAGACATTCATGTTAGCTCAAGCTATTGAACGAAACTTTTCTCACAAAGCAGTCGTGACTTCTTTTGAAAAAAGTATTTTATTTTTATCTGAAGAAGCATTTTTTGGACCAGATGATTATGATTTATTTGTCTCAACCATTCATCTCCCCAACATTAATGAAGAAAAATTGATTATTGTCGATCCCCTTCCGTCGAATATGGATTGGGAAAATCTTCGTAAATCGATTAACAATATTCATAAAATGCATAAATTAAACAATGATTCATAG
- a CDS encoding recombinase family protein: MSKIGYAYTTEDREYLTKELEGLGIYGCDQIAIETDSEGSATHPHKELDMIMEKIGENDSLIVYELLCLGKSVIQLADFVKELEDKGATLVIIHKEGKLAELDDETYIAFIKKMAEMEKMIIRERTSRGLEEARRHGRVGGRPKISEETVARIRFLYEHNKYTLRQIAEECDISLGTAYKYIQEK, translated from the coding sequence GTGAGCAAAATCGGCTATGCATATACTACAGAAGATCGTGAATATCTTACAAAAGAGTTAGAAGGACTAGGAATCTATGGTTGTGATCAAATTGCTATAGAAACAGATTCAGAAGGTTCTGCAACACATCCACATAAAGAGCTAGATATGATTATGGAAAAAATTGGGGAAAATGATTCATTAATCGTGTACGAATTGCTATGTTTAGGCAAATCAGTTATTCAATTAGCAGACTTTGTTAAAGAATTAGAGGATAAAGGAGCTACTTTGGTCATCATTCATAAAGAAGGAAAATTAGCTGAATTAGATGATGAAACATACATTGCTTTCATTAAAAAGATGGCAGAAATGGAAAAAATGATCATCCGTGAAAGAACTTCAAGAGGTCTTGAAGAAGCGCGTCGTCATGGACGTGTAGGTGGTCGCCCAAAAATTTCAGAAGAAACAGTTGCTCGCATTCGTTTCTTATATGAACATAATAAATATACTTTACGTCAGATTGCTGAAGAGTGTGATATTTCTTTAGGAACAGCGTATAAATATATTCAAGAAAAATAA
- the licT gene encoding BglG family transcription antiterminator LicT: MKIVKIYNNNVVLSENDRYEEIVVMGKGLAFQKKIGMKLDSERVEKIFVLNDQSAPKNKWVELFSNIPEKELQVMQQVLFFIEHQLEESFEDSTYFAFIDHLHYALERYRQQMLISNPLIFEIRKFYAREFEIAKDALEIIKDELGIELPEDEAGFITFHIVNAVQKNQGMAITMEITRLVKAVLSIISKFYGIVFDESSLNYQRIVTHIYYFFQRVLTDEAKVEQDDFLYEVMQTKYLKAFECALRIKTYVENEKNTIVSESEIVYLTLHIQRVTQEISK, translated from the coding sequence TTGAAAATAGTGAAAATTTACAATAATAATGTTGTTCTTTCTGAAAATGACCGTTATGAAGAAATAGTGGTGATGGGAAAAGGTCTTGCATTTCAAAAGAAAATTGGGATGAAGCTTGATTCAGAAAGGGTCGAAAAAATATTTGTGTTAAATGATCAGTCGGCTCCTAAAAATAAATGGGTAGAGCTTTTTTCAAATATTCCAGAAAAAGAGCTGCAAGTGATGCAACAAGTGCTCTTTTTCATCGAGCATCAGCTAGAGGAATCTTTTGAAGACAGCACGTACTTTGCTTTCATTGATCATCTGCATTATGCACTTGAGCGTTATCGACAACAGATGTTAATTTCAAATCCATTGATTTTTGAAATCAGAAAGTTTTATGCCAGAGAATTTGAGATTGCCAAGGATGCTTTAGAAATTATCAAAGATGAACTAGGAATTGAGTTACCAGAAGACGAGGCTGGCTTCATTACTTTCCATATTGTAAATGCAGTACAAAAAAATCAAGGTATGGCAATTACTATGGAAATCACTCGATTGGTAAAAGCCGTGCTGAGTATCATTAGTAAATTTTATGGGATTGTATTTGATGAGTCTTCTTTAAATTATCAACGAATTGTTACGCACATCTACTATTTTTTTCAACGAGTATTGACAGATGAGGCGAAGGTGGAGCAAGATGATTTTTTGTATGAAGTCATGCAAACAAAATATCTGAAAGCATTTGAGTGCGCCCTTAGAATCAAGACATATGTTGAAAACGAAAAAAATACAATAGTTTCTGAGTCCGAAATAGTCTACCTGACCCTTCATATTCAACGTGTTACCCAAGAAATAAGCAAATAA